Genomic segment of Synechococcus sp. A15-28:
AGAACGGTCATGCGATCGAAACGGTCGGTGAGCAGGTACGCCGTGGCGCCGGGGGTGACCAACATCGCCACCACCAGAATGATGCCAACCGTCTGCAGGCCGACCACCGCCGCCAGAGAGAGCAGACCCAGCAGCATGTAGTGCAGAACCCCGGTGTTGATTCCGATCGAGCGGGCGTGGGTGGGGTCAAAGCAGAACAGCATCAGGTCCCGCCGGAACAGCAGCAGCAGCACCAGCACCAGGGCTGAAATCAGCAGCGTCTGCTGGATGTCTCCCTCGGTGATGCCGAGAACATTGCCGAACAGGATGTGGGTGAGATCGATGTTGCTGCGGGTCTTGGACACCAGCACCAGGCCCAGAGCAAAAAACCCGGTGAACACCAGCCCGATCACCGTGTCTTCCTTGACCCGGGATTTCTGCTTCACAAACCCGATCGCCGCCACGGACCCCACACCGAAGACGAAGGCCCCCAGC
This window contains:
- a CDS encoding metal ABC transporter permease, coding for MDWLLEPLSHAFMVRALLVSALVGGVCGLLSCYMTLKGWALMGDAVSHAVLPGVVVAYALGLPFSLGAFVFGVGSVAAIGFVKQKSRVKEDTVIGLVFTGFFALGLVLVSKTRSNIDLTHILFGNVLGITEGDIQQTLLISALVLVLLLLFRRDLMLFCFDPTHARSIGINTGVLHYMLLGLLSLAAVVGLQTVGIILVVAMLVTPGATAYLLTDRFDRMTVLAVISSVLSSVLGVFISYWTDSSTAGCIVLAQTAQFLLAFLLAPRHGVLRRSQGQLTGDL